CCAACTGGATCCGCGATCAGATCCTCGCTAAATTTCCGGAAATTATTGTGGATCTGGTCATCATTAAAACGACCGGTGACATGATTCAGGACAGACCCCTGTCTGAAATCGGGGGCAAAGGATTGTTTGTTAAGGAAATTGAAACAGCTCTGATGGAAAACAAAGTCGATCTGGCTGTGCACAGCATGAAAGATGTTCCCTCCTGGTTGCCTGAACCTCTGGAAATTGCTGTCATTACCAAACGTGAACATCCGGGTGACGCGCTACTCTCTGAAAAATATAAGAGTCTCGAAGAACTCCCTTCAGGCGCACGGATCGGCACCAGTTCACTCCGCAGGTCCTCCCAGTTGAAAGCCCTTCGAAATGACCTCATTATTGAACCGTTACGTGGAAATGTAGACACCCGACTGAGGAAACTGAAGGAAGGTCACTATGATGCAATCATCCTCGCTTATGCCGGACTCAAAAGACTCGGGCTGGATTCCCATGTAACCCGGATCATTGATCCAT
This sequence is a window from SAR324 cluster bacterium. Protein-coding genes within it:
- the hemC gene encoding hydroxymethylbilane synthase; the encoded protein is MTTTTLRIGTRGSQLALWQANWIRDQILAKFPEIIVDLVIIKTTGDMIQDRPLSEIGGKGLFVKEIETALMENKVDLAVHSMKDVPSWLPEPLEIAVITKREHPGDALLSEKYKSLEELPSGARIGTSSLRRSSQLKALRNDLIIEPLRGNVDTRLRKLKEGHYDAIILAYAGLKRLGLDSHVTRIIDPSQMLPAVAQGIVGIEVRKQDAKTLSFLQHLHHHETAACLEAERALLVRLEGNCQIPLAGFARLNDHTVTLEGLLASPDGATLIRHTMSSPESDGQQLGKAMGDYLLAHGGHQILDQLKSTH